The Eremothecium cymbalariae DBVPG#7215 chromosome 8, complete sequence genome has a window encoding:
- the AVT1 gene encoding Avt1p (similar to Ashbya gossypii ACR030W), which yields MPRGIDQEQQPLRGSPSSHVNYIEMRIDRQKAEHGDVPQNNVSNNTPGSFGAHHTSIFDQNIGSFRGVNSLGRFATSFQRANSFKAIELNTGKERAFLKDGYDELYDPDTLAPSLNGRRLSIAIGGQGSVSIRPCITDLYGSIGTGDSNTPRRDSEAILDDVDSMRLGRGFSNQSLTFHDINNGISLDEDSILLKQVETKGKVITVIAGQSTAPQTIFNSVNVLIGIGLLALPLGLRYAGWILGLLMLSIFAFSTFCSAELLSRCIDADPTMISFGDLAYAAFGSNGRALISLLFTLDLLGCGVSLVILFGDSLNALFPMYSVTFYKMVAFFLITPQVFMPLNLLSNFSLLGIVATISTVLTIFFCGIFKTTSPGSLWHPAPSQLWPMSFLEFCLSIGLLSACWGGHAVFPNLKADMRHPQKFHSCLKTTYSITASTDMGIAVVGFLMFGNAIKDEITRSVMLTKGYPQAIYVLISVLMAIIPIAKTPLNARPIISTLDVMTGVRDSENEMDEEKSYFTKITKFLNRIGTNIVFVLLAIYFPEFDKLIAFLGAGLCFLICLILPCMFYLRICEERVLPWERFACYLTIFISSVLSILGITAAIIA from the coding sequence TACATCTATATTCGATCAAAATATAGGTTCCTTTCGGGGGGTTAATTCTTTGGGTAGGTTTGCGACTTCTTTTCAGAGGGCTAATTCGTTTAAAGCAATCGAATTAAACACAGGTAAAGAACGTGCATTTCTGAAAGATGGCTACGACGAGTTATATGACCCTGACACATTAGCACCGTCTTTAAATGGTAGGCGGTTGTCGATTGCCATTGGAGGTCAGGGATCTGTGTCTATTCGTCCTTGCATTACTGATTTGTATGGTAGTATTGGTACTGGTGACTCAAACACTCCCAGAAGAGACAGTGAAGCAATCTTGGACGATGTGGACTCCATGCGTTTGGGACGGGGATTTTCGAACCAGTCACTGACCTTCCatgatattaataatggtATCTCTCTTGATGAAGACtcaatattgttgaaacaaGTGGAAACCAAGGGGAAGGTGATTACCGTGATAGCAGGGCAGTCCACTGCTCCACaaactatttttaattctgTTAACGTCTTAATTGGAATTGGTTTGTTAGCACTTCCACTTGGCTTAAGATATGCCGGATGGATATTAGGGCTTCTGATGTTAAGCATTTTTGCGTTCAGTACTTTCTGTTCTGCTGAGTTGTTATCTCGATGTATTGATGCGGATCCTACAATGATCTCCTTTGGTGATTTAGCTTATGCAGCATTTGGTTCAAATGGTCGTGCTTTGATTTCACTTTTGTTTACACTGGATTTATTAGGTTGTGGAGTTTCCTTGGTTATCTTATTTGGTGATTCACTAAACGCATTATTCCCCATGTACTCGGTCACTTTCTATAAGATGGTTGCTTTCTTTCTCATTACTCCTCAGGTATTCATGCCACTAAAtctattatcaaatttttcCTTACTGGGTATCGTTGCAACGATCAGTACTGTTTTAACGATCTTCTTTTgtggtatttttaaaaccacAAGCCCAGGTTCCTTATGGCATCCTGCCCCATCTCAATTGTGGCCTATGTCATTTTTAGAGTTCTGCTTATCAATTGGTCTATTGAGCGCATGCTGGGGTGGTCATGCTGTGTTTCCTAATTTGAAAGCTGATATGAGACATCCGCAGAAATTCCATTCTTGTTTGAAGACAACCTACAGTATTACAGCCTCCACAGATATGGGTATTGCCGTAGTCGGATTTTTAATGTTTGGCAATGCAATAAAAGATGAAATTACTAGATCAGTGATGCTGACAAAGGGTTACCCACAGGCAATATATGTTTTAATATCCGTGTTGATGGCCATAATTCCTATTGCTAAAACTCCCTTAAATGCAAGACCCATTATTTCCACTTTAGATGTAATGACAGGAGTCCGGGATTCAGAGAACGAAATGGACGAAGAGAAGTCatattttacaaaaatcaccaaatttttgaacagAATCGGTACCAATATTGTATTTGTCCTATTAGCAATCTATTTCCCGGAGTTCGATAAACTGATCGCATTTTTGGGAGCTGGattatgttttttgatatGCTTGATCTTACCATGTATGTTCTATTTAAGAATATGTGAAGAAAGAGTTCTACCATGGGAACGTTTTGCATGCTACCTGACAATATTTATTAGCTCTGTATTGTCTATTTTAGGTATCACTGCTGCTATTATCGCTTAA